Genomic window (Desulfovibrio sp. X2):
CTCGTCGAAGACCAGCGGGCTCTGCACGCCTTCCACCTTGCCCAGGGCGGAGAGCGCCTCGGGCAGGCCGTTGCGGCTGCCGCGGGTCCATTCCAGGGCCCGGGCCAGGACCATGACCGCCTCGTAGCTGAAGCAGGCCGCGAAGCTCGGCGGCGTGCCGAAACGCCGCTCGAAGCGCTGCTTGAAGGCCTGGAAGCGCGGCAGGGGGTTGTTGTCGTCGTAGTTCAGGGAGAACAGGGCGCCCTCCACGGAGAGGCCGCCAGTCTGCAGGAGCTCCTGGGTGGCGGACCACATGGAGCCGAGGAGCAGGGTCCGCGTTCCCTGGTGGTGGAGGTCGCGGGCCAGGGAGGCGAAGTCGCGGCCCGAGAGCACGCCGAACACGGCGTCGGGCCCGAGCCGCGCGAGCTCTGCCGCGGTCGGCTTCCAGTCGCCGACCGCGGCCGAGTTCAGCCGGATGTCGGCCAGGACCCGGCCCCCGGCGGCGTGCAGCTCGGAGATGAAGTTGTCGGCGCAGGGCACGGTGTAGGCTGCGTTGGCGAGGTCCGTGATCACGGCCACGTCGCGCACGCCCCGCTTGGTGAGGGCGAAGCGGGCCAGGGCCGCGCACTCGTGCGGGGTGTCCGGGGTCAGGCGGTAGAAGTTGTCCTTCTTGCCGGAAAGGTAGGGCGAGGAGACCGTGGGCGAGATGAGCGTCAGCCCCTCCTCGGCGGCCAGGGGCAGCACGGTCACGGCCACGACGCTGGTCATGGGGCCGATGACCGCCGTGACCTCCTGCCTGCCCAAGGTGCGGATCGCGGCCACGGCCTTGGCCTCGTCGTTGGCGTCGTCCACCGCGGTCAGGAGCAGGGGCCGTCCGGCCACGCCGCCCTCGGCGTTGATCTCCTCCACGGCGAGCATGGC
Coding sequences:
- a CDS encoding ABC transporter substrate-binding protein, translating into MSPFVRLARSGRPSLFLLLVLCALCLPGCQGNPIAIGFLGPLQGKYSDLGVQGRNGAMLAVEEINAEGGVAGRPLLLTAVDDANDEAKAVAAIRTLGRQEVTAVIGPMTSVVAVTVLPLAAEEGLTLISPTVSSPYLSGKKDNFYRLTPDTPHECAALARFALTKRGVRDVAVITDLANAAYTVPCADNFISELHAAGGRVLADIRLNSAAVGDWKPTAAELARLGPDAVFGVLSGRDFASLARDLHHQGTRTLLLGSMWSATQELLQTGGLSVEGALFSLNYDDNNPLPRFQAFKQRFERRFGTPPSFAACFSYEAVMVLARALEWTRGSRNGLPEALSALGKVEGVQSPLVFDEYGDVSRRGFIVEVKDGGFKTLESIEP